TCATCGGATGCAGAGAACACCAACctcaccttcttcttctccctggTGAGTAAATCCAGCCTCACAGCCTGGTTTAAAACACCTATTGTATTTCACAAAACAGCCGCTAGGTGGCAGCTGAAGCCTGAGGTAAACTCACCTCGCTGCAGTGAAGCtgatttctgttgttgttgctgtttctcTTCAGAATACAACGTCCAATAAATACCACCTGAGTAACGTGTCTCTGTCTGCAGCCTGGCCAGACATGAAAGGTGAGTGCACCTCGCAGTATTACCTTTTTATCATATTATGTCAAACCAACCCTGTGGTCTGTCCTTGACGTGTATTTACTTGCATTTACTTCATCACACTTAGGAGCTTGGGAAATAAATCTGAACATAAACTTACTCAGCCTTGTAACTCAATAACAGAAGTGATTTGGtgttaaaatattgtaaattaaAGGGCAAGAAGATACCGGAGTGCCCTGTAAATGGATATTATGAGTCGACTGAGCAAACAATTCACTAATGAATACCCTAATGCAATTCTTAGTTAAAATGTGCAGACTTTGAGTTAGGATAATGTCTAGAATTGTACAAATTCTACTCATGTCAAAAATGAACTTGTGTTAAATAGGTATGCACACATCAATAAATCATTCACAGAGGCCACTAAACATTGTCTTCCCGTTTCAACCACGGATATCACCTGGTAACTGTAAATCTAGTTGATCTGTAACTCCTCCGCTCATCCTTGTCTCCTGCGGCTATTCTTTATTCTGTCCGTAACATTTTTGTCTCGCTAATTTTTCACTTAGCCCAGAAGTGACTCtgcgtttttgttttttttcttactgaGATATTATGTCTTAGACAAAGCAGCCAAATATTTCATCAAAGGCACAATCAGTTGGAGTTTCCTTAAAGTTTATTGACACATACAAACATATCTCTTTCAATCATCACTGATGACCCACTACAAATGTGTTGTGGTGTTCTAGAAGTTCCAAATCCCTTAATTAGAAACACAGCGACCAGATGTCTGTTTGTATTCACCTATCCAAGAGGATATTAAGAAAATGGCCCAGAACAACACAAATATAGCGAGGCACAATGCCAGGTGGACAAAGCTTGTTCCAGAAAAAGAGTAGTGGGTTTCTCGTTTTGTATTATGTCTGTATTCTTTTAGTTTTACTGAACACATCTTCTGCTGTATCCCTCCCTGCTCTGTTTTCTCCTATAGAGCCCGTCTCAGCCGATAACAGCAGCCTGGACTTCCTGCGCGGCACCCTGGGGTTCTCCTACATGTGTCGTGAGCAGCAGACTCTGACCGTGGCTGCGGATCTCTCCATCAACACCTTCCAGTTGCAGGTTCAGCCCTTCGGCGTGTCAGGAGATCAGTTTGGAGCAGGTAAAGGCTTCTACAGACCTAACCCACACAATTTTTTCTACATTTAGAGGCTACGCACTGCAGTACAGCCCTATCATTTCATAAAGATGAATGTGCTTTCTTGCTCTAATTTGCCTTTGTCGTTTTCCCCTCAGCTGAGGAGTGCCAGTTGGATGAAGACGACATGTTGATCCCCATCATCGTCGGAGCAGCTCTAGCGGGTCTCGTCCTCATCGTGCTGCTGGCGTACCTCATCGGCAGAAAGAGGAGCCACGCCGGCTACCAGACCATCTGAGGTCACATGGCTCAGGGCAGAGCGCGCTACCCCACCCCGAGATTAACCACTgcctgtgccccccccccccgcctgtgTGTGCTGTTCTTAGCCTTCATCAGTAACGCTAGTCATCATCACTTAGTGGAGGTTGATTTGCCCTTTCTGAACTGACCCgctcatttgtaaaaaaaagaaagataaggGGCTTTGTTTGGAGAAAAGCTGGTACTATAAGGGAGGGGGCGGATGTTGATCAGAGGTTAGCATTCTCAATTTGTAATGTACTATTTATAATTTCTTTGAAAGGAATTTTGAGGGATTGTGAGATTTGAGGGAATTGCTACTGTAGCTTTTTCTTACGTGCTTTAGGGCGACCATTTTTAGTGGTCTTGCCTTAAATCAAGTTTGTGAATATAAAGGGAATATTTCTGGCAGTTCAGGAAGTTCACTTCAGACTGAAATGATCTGgcaatttttttattgtaactcTACATTCAGCCCAAGTATGCAGATTTTATGTAACAAACCTTAAACACAGTAACCTGACTCTAAAAAGGATATGCAAGGAGTCCCCTTCGTAGCTTAAGTggattaatgcattttatttctttaactgGGTTTAGTTATCTCACTCTTAAGGGACAGACTGAAGATGCCgttttgactttgttttgtaaaatatttggtttcatttaaaacaataattcaacattttgggaagaAGCCTATTttaagattgataccactctcatgtctgCACCGTAAATGTGAAGCTACAACCAGCAGcttgttagcctagcttagcataaagacttgcAACAGTGGGAAACAACTTGCCTGGCTttgtcaaagtaaaaaaaagcttaaaactTGCCCATTTACTCTGTTGATTAATCTGTGCAA
This genomic stretch from Eleginops maclovinus isolate JMC-PN-2008 ecotype Puerto Natales chromosome 7, JC_Emac_rtc_rv5, whole genome shotgun sequence harbors:
- the lamp1b gene encoding lysosome-associated membrane glycoprotein 1b gives rise to the protein MTQTGGVQSWWLGVTLQLILAGVLLQGFAAAQTKAAPHKEPMRPEKGNYVVSSSNGTACLLASMGLQLNITFNSVSQNKTVRNIVNLQPNVTKSSGSCESDTASLRLSSDAENTNLTFFFSLNTTSNKYHLSNVSLSAAWPDMKEPVSADNSSLDFLRGTLGFSYMCREQQTLTVAADLSINTFQLQVQPFGVSGDQFGAAEECQLDEDDMLIPIIVGAALAGLVLIVLLAYLIGRKRSHAGYQTI